A part of Quatrionicoccus australiensis genomic DNA contains:
- a CDS encoding AEC family transporter, translating to MDEQSLSFRLLAILFPIFAIVAAGFFYARKHKPEMAVANRLNMDVFVPALVFAAMAGKSFDLTVYAPLALGGFLVLATCGLLAWPVARLFGIQPKTLVPPMLFNNSGNIGLPLAVLAWGENALPAAVILFMVENTLHFSFGARLLDPTTRLLTLWRIPVVFAAIAGLTVALLKVPVWQPAVIAIKMLGDVSVPLLLFSLGVRMTDVTFGEWKLSLGSALLRPLAGMAVAYGVIALLGLHGRDAAMLLVFGALPPAVLNFLFAERYKQEPQRVASIVLVGNMAALIFLPLALALVL from the coding sequence GTGGACGAACAAAGCCTGAGTTTTCGCCTGCTGGCCATCCTTTTCCCGATTTTCGCCATCGTTGCCGCCGGCTTTTTCTACGCGCGCAAGCACAAGCCGGAAATGGCCGTCGCCAACCGGCTGAACATGGATGTCTTCGTGCCGGCCCTGGTCTTTGCCGCGATGGCCGGCAAATCCTTCGATCTCACGGTTTACGCGCCGCTCGCCCTCGGCGGTTTTCTCGTGCTGGCGACCTGCGGCCTGCTCGCCTGGCCGGTTGCCCGGCTGTTCGGCATCCAGCCCAAGACGCTGGTGCCGCCGATGCTGTTCAACAACTCCGGCAACATCGGCCTGCCGCTCGCCGTGCTGGCCTGGGGCGAAAATGCGCTGCCGGCGGCGGTGATCCTGTTCATGGTCGAAAATACGCTGCATTTTTCCTTCGGTGCGCGCCTGCTCGACCCGACGACGCGCTTGCTCACCCTGTGGCGCATTCCCGTGGTTTTTGCCGCCATTGCAGGGTTGACCGTCGCGCTTCTCAAAGTGCCGGTCTGGCAGCCGGCGGTGATCGCCATCAAGATGCTCGGCGACGTCTCGGTGCCCCTGCTGCTCTTCTCGCTGGGGGTGCGCATGACCGACGTCACGTTCGGCGAATGGAAGCTGTCGCTGGGCAGCGCGCTGCTGCGGCCGCTGGCCGGCATGGCGGTGGCCTACGGGGTGATCGCCCTGCTCGGCCTGCACGGGCGCGATGCCGCCATGCTGCTGGTGTTCGGTGCCTTGCCGCCGGCCGTGCTCAACTTCCTGTTTGCCGAGCGCTACAAGCAGGAGCCGCAGCGGGTCGCCTCTATCGTGCTGGTCGGCAACATGGCGGCGCTGATTTTCCTGCCGCTGGCCCTGGCGCTGGTTTTGTAG
- a CDS encoding RNA-binding S4 domain-containing protein, with protein sequence MRIDKWLWAARFFKTRSLATDAVSGGKIKLNGAPTKPARDVKVGDKLDVFNGETRWSVVVQALAEKRGPAAEARLLYEETTESIAAREAEQARRKFEHEPATEIHGRPTKRDRRQMDRLR encoded by the coding sequence ATCCGCATCGACAAGTGGCTGTGGGCTGCGCGTTTCTTCAAGACGCGCAGCCTCGCCACCGATGCCGTCAGCGGCGGCAAGATCAAGCTGAACGGGGCGCCGACCAAGCCGGCGCGTGACGTCAAGGTCGGCGACAAGCTCGACGTCTTCAATGGCGAGACGCGCTGGAGTGTCGTCGTGCAGGCCCTTGCCGAAAAGCGCGGCCCGGCCGCCGAAGCCCGCCTGCTCTACGAAGAAACAACGGAAAGCATTGCCGCCCGCGAAGCGGAACAGGCCAGACGCAAGTTCGAGCACGAACCGGCCACCGAAATCCACGGCCGGCCGACCAAGCGCGACCGCCGTCAGATGGATCGCCTGCGCTAG
- the lysA gene encoding diaminopimelate decarboxylase, which produces MSSFSLKNGVLHAESVALPALADQFGTPAYVYSRAALEGALREFLDVLTAHPAGAGGLVCYAVKANSNLAILNLFARLGAGFDIVSGGELQRVLAAGADPKKVVFSGVGKTAAEMQLALDVGIFCFNIESAPELERLNAVAGQCGKKAPVSLRVNPNVDPKTHPYISTGLKEAKFGVAYDDALALYRRAAALPNIEVAGIDCHIGSQLLDPAPFVEALDRVLALIDQLTAEGINVHHLDLGGGLGIKYKDDQVQPTVASYLTPLLDKLAGRGLKVVLEPGRRLVGNAGLLLTRVEFLKPGEGKNFAIIDAAMNDLMRPALYEAWHDILPVVPRSGATRDYDVVGPVCESGDFLGLARPLAIEAGDLLAVMSAGAYGMAMASNYNTRPRAVELMVDGETVHVIRQRETVEQLYAGEQVLPA; this is translated from the coding sequence ATGAGCTCCTTTAGCCTGAAGAACGGCGTCCTGCACGCCGAATCCGTCGCCCTGCCCGCCCTCGCCGATCAGTTCGGCACGCCGGCCTATGTCTATTCGCGCGCCGCCCTCGAAGGCGCGCTGCGCGAATTTCTCGACGTCCTGACCGCTCACCCGGCCGGCGCTGGCGGGCTGGTCTGCTATGCCGTCAAGGCCAACTCGAATCTCGCCATCCTCAACCTGTTCGCCCGCCTCGGTGCCGGTTTCGACATCGTCTCCGGCGGCGAGTTGCAGCGCGTGCTGGCCGCCGGCGCCGATCCAAAGAAAGTCGTTTTCTCCGGCGTCGGCAAGACGGCTGCCGAAATGCAGTTGGCGCTGGACGTCGGCATCTTCTGCTTCAACATCGAATCCGCCCCCGAACTCGAGCGCCTCAACGCGGTTGCCGGCCAGTGCGGCAAGAAGGCGCCGGTCAGCCTGCGCGTCAATCCGAATGTCGATCCGAAGACCCATCCGTATATCTCGACCGGTCTCAAGGAAGCCAAGTTCGGCGTTGCCTACGACGATGCGCTGGCCCTTTACCGCCGCGCCGCTGCGCTGCCGAATATCGAAGTCGCCGGCATCGACTGCCACATCGGTTCGCAACTGCTCGACCCGGCGCCCTTCGTCGAGGCACTCGACCGCGTTTTGGCCCTGATCGACCAGTTGACCGCCGAAGGCATCAACGTGCATCACCTCGACCTCGGCGGCGGCCTCGGCATCAAGTACAAGGACGACCAGGTCCAGCCGACCGTCGCTTCCTACCTGACGCCGCTGCTCGACAAGCTGGCCGGTCGCGGCCTCAAGGTCGTGCTCGAACCGGGCCGCCGCCTGGTCGGCAATGCCGGCCTGCTGCTGACCCGCGTCGAATTTTTGAAGCCCGGCGAAGGCAAGAATTTCGCGATCATCGATGCCGCCATGAACGACCTGATGCGCCCGGCACTGTACGAAGCCTGGCATGACATCCTGCCGGTCGTGCCGCGTAGCGGCGCGACGCGCGATTACGATGTGGTCGGCCCGGTCTGCGAATCCGGCGATTTCCTCGGCCTAGCCCGGCCACTCGCCATCGAAGCCGGCGACCTGCTCGCCGTGATGTCGGCCGGTGCCTACGGCATGGCGATGGCCTCGAACTACAACACGCGGCCGCGCGCCGTCGAACTGATGGTCGATGGCGAGACGGTGCACGTCATTCGCCAGCGCGAAACGGTCGAACAACTCTACGCCGGCGAGCAGGTTCTGCCGGCTTGA
- the cyaY gene encoding iron donor protein CyaY — MEDKEFNALADLALTAIDAALEASGADVDCELAAGGVLEIEFADGSKIIVNRHGVAKEIWVAARAGGFHFRWDGAVWRDTRDGTELMEKLSALASQQAGESIRFN, encoded by the coding sequence ATGGAAGACAAGGAATTTAACGCGCTGGCCGACCTGGCGTTGACCGCGATAGATGCAGCACTTGAGGCGAGCGGTGCAGATGTCGATTGTGAACTTGCAGCCGGCGGCGTGCTCGAAATCGAGTTTGCCGATGGCAGCAAGATCATTGTCAATCGGCATGGTGTGGCGAAGGAAATCTGGGTCGCGGCCCGCGCCGGCGGTTTCCATTTTCGCTGGGACGGCGCCGTCTGGCGCGACACGCGCGATGGCACCGAACTGATGGAAAAGCTGTCTGCTCTCGCCAGTCAGCAAGCCGGCGAGAGCATTCGTTTCAACTGA
- a CDS encoding penicillin-binding protein 1A → MLAYPNLPSLEVLTDYRPKIPLRIFTADGFLIGEFGEERRAVVNIHDVPDVMKQAILAAEDDRFYKHGGIDYLGILRAAGTNLLGGGKRQGASTITQQVARNFFLTGEKTYTRKLYEALLSFKIESNLSKDQIFELYINQIFLGQRAYGFAAAAQIYFGKPLKDISIAEAAMLAGLPKAPSAYNPIVNPKRARLRQQYVLRRMHELGFITDAQQDSALKEPLIVKRELGDYAVHAEFAAEMARQIAAERFPEDVYSRGMRIYTTLIKAEQEAAYTSLRKGVMDYDRRHGYRGAESYLDMQDMKSDQDEAIDEALQDIADAGDLIPALVLAADAKQIRVYRKGGESITLTGDAMKFAAKMLDDKAPPNKRIKRGAIIRVQKDDKGSWQIAQLPEVESAFVAVDPRDGAIRALVGGFDFNRNKFNHVTQAWRQPGSSFKPFIYSASLEKGFSPNSVIADEPIVIPASQTGAQAWEPHNYDGKYEGPMKMRTALAKSKNMVSIRILQSIGTHYAQDYAGRFGFDPEKHPPYLTMALGAGSVTPWQMVTAYSVFANGGFKINPFVVREIRDERNQVLARSAEVEAGDESIRAIDPRNAFMMDAMLRDVTIYGTAARASVALKRQDLAGKTGTTNEYIDAWFCGYQMTAAGCAWIGFDQPKKLGDKETGGAAALPIWIGYMNRALKDVPIQTPQAPEGIISYGEGRERSYIYAENAAKERPAEEAEATPLPKPELDKPPSD, encoded by the coding sequence GTGCTTGCCTACCCCAATCTCCCCTCACTGGAAGTCCTCACCGACTATCGCCCGAAAATTCCGTTGCGCATATTCACGGCGGATGGTTTCCTGATCGGCGAGTTTGGCGAGGAAAGACGGGCCGTGGTCAACATACACGACGTCCCGGATGTCATGAAACAGGCGATCCTCGCGGCAGAAGACGATCGCTTCTACAAGCATGGCGGAATCGATTACCTGGGAATTTTGCGCGCAGCGGGTACCAACCTGCTGGGCGGAGGCAAACGACAGGGTGCCTCGACGATCACCCAGCAGGTTGCCCGAAACTTTTTCCTGACCGGCGAAAAAACCTATACCCGCAAGCTTTACGAGGCACTGCTCTCCTTCAAGATTGAAAGCAATCTCTCCAAGGACCAGATTTTCGAGCTCTACATCAACCAGATATTCCTGGGCCAACGCGCCTATGGGTTTGCTGCTGCTGCGCAAATCTATTTCGGCAAGCCCCTGAAAGACATTTCGATTGCCGAAGCCGCGATGCTGGCCGGCCTGCCGAAAGCGCCTTCCGCCTATAACCCGATCGTCAATCCCAAACGCGCCAGACTGCGCCAGCAATACGTCCTGCGCCGGATGCACGAACTGGGATTCATCACCGATGCGCAGCAGGACAGCGCACTGAAGGAACCCCTGATCGTCAAACGGGAACTCGGTGATTATGCGGTCCACGCCGAATTTGCTGCCGAAATGGCACGCCAGATCGCCGCCGAACGCTTCCCCGAAGATGTCTACTCGCGCGGCATGCGCATCTACACCACCCTGATCAAGGCCGAGCAGGAAGCGGCCTACACCAGCCTGCGCAAAGGCGTCATGGATTACGACCGGCGCCATGGTTACCGCGGGGCAGAATCCTATCTCGACATGCAGGACATGAAGTCCGATCAGGATGAAGCGATTGATGAAGCCCTGCAGGACATCGCCGATGCCGGCGACCTGATCCCGGCGCTGGTCCTCGCTGCCGACGCCAAACAGATTCGCGTTTATCGCAAGGGGGGAGAAAGCATCACCCTGACCGGCGATGCGATGAAGTTCGCAGCCAAAATGCTGGATGACAAGGCGCCGCCCAACAAGCGCATCAAACGTGGCGCCATCATTCGTGTGCAGAAGGACGACAAGGGCAGCTGGCAAATCGCCCAGTTGCCGGAGGTCGAGTCGGCATTCGTGGCGGTCGACCCAAGGGACGGGGCCATTCGCGCCCTGGTCGGCGGCTTCGATTTCAATCGCAACAAGTTCAATCACGTCACACAGGCGTGGCGCCAGCCGGGTTCCAGCTTCAAGCCCTTCATCTATTCAGCCTCGCTGGAAAAGGGGTTCAGCCCGAACAGCGTGATCGCCGACGAGCCTATCGTCATTCCGGCCAGCCAGACTGGCGCACAAGCCTGGGAACCGCACAACTACGACGGCAAATACGAAGGACCGATGAAAATGCGCACGGCGCTGGCCAAGTCGAAAAACATGGTCTCGATCCGCATCCTGCAATCGATCGGTACGCACTACGCCCAGGACTACGCCGGACGTTTCGGCTTTGACCCGGAGAAGCATCCGCCCTATCTGACCATGGCGCTGGGTGCCGGCTCGGTAACGCCATGGCAGATGGTGACGGCCTACTCGGTATTCGCCAACGGCGGTTTCAAGATCAATCCCTTTGTCGTGCGCGAGATTCGCGACGAAAGAAACCAGGTGCTCGCCCGCTCAGCCGAAGTTGAAGCCGGCGACGAATCCATCCGCGCCATTGACCCGCGCAATGCCTTCATGATGGATGCCATGCTGCGCGACGTCACCATCTACGGCACCGCCGCCCGCGCATCCGTTGCGTTGAAACGGCAGGATCTCGCCGGCAAGACCGGCACCACCAATGAATACATTGACGCCTGGTTCTGCGGCTATCAGATGACGGCTGCCGGCTGCGCCTGGATAGGCTTCGACCAGCCGAAAAAACTGGGCGACAAGGAAACCGGCGGTGCGGCTGCGCTTCCGATCTGGATCGGCTACATGAACCGGGCGCTCAAGGATGTTCCCATCCAGACCCCGCAGGCGCCGGAAGGCATCATCAGCTACGGCGAGGGACGCGAGCGCAGTTACATCTACGCTGAAAATGCAGCCAAGGAACGCCCGGCCGAAGAAGCCGAGGCAACCCCCTTGCCCAAGCCGGAGCTCGACAAGCCGCCAAGCGACTGA
- a CDS encoding pilus assembly protein PilM, producing MRFDISALLNPKARSLLGLDISSSAVKMVELTANGKDGYRVERYTIEVLPKDAVSDGNIANLDGVVDCVKRAWKRLGTSTRNVAMALPGSAVITKKIIVPAGLRDEELEVQVESEANQYIPFSIEEVNLDYQVLGPAPSVPDEIEVLIAASKKERVEDRVAVADAAGLKAVVVDVESLASLAAFELIERQLPDGGKNQIIALIDAGAHVMNLTVLRNGQQVYAREQAFGGGQLTQDIARHYGMNYEDAEAAKRSSNLPEGYEAELLNPFMENLALEVSRALQFFFTSTQYNQVDHLILAGGCAVIPGIDEVVATRTQVNTLIANPFANMVLSDRVRAKSLLADASSLMVACGLALRRFDPS from the coding sequence GTGCGCTTCGATATCTCTGCTTTATTAAATCCCAAGGCGCGTTCCTTGCTCGGACTAGACATCAGTTCGTCCGCTGTCAAGATGGTCGAATTGACCGCCAATGGGAAGGATGGCTACCGTGTCGAGCGCTACACCATAGAGGTGTTGCCGAAGGATGCGGTGTCCGATGGCAATATTGCCAATCTGGATGGTGTAGTCGATTGCGTAAAGCGCGCCTGGAAGCGTTTGGGGACATCCACGCGCAATGTAGCAATGGCTTTGCCAGGATCGGCTGTCATCACCAAGAAAATTATCGTTCCGGCGGGCTTGCGGGATGAGGAACTCGAGGTTCAGGTCGAGTCTGAGGCCAATCAATACATTCCCTTTTCGATTGAAGAAGTCAATCTCGATTATCAGGTTTTGGGCCCCGCGCCTTCCGTGCCTGATGAGATCGAGGTGCTGATCGCTGCGTCAAAAAAAGAGCGCGTTGAAGATCGCGTTGCGGTCGCTGATGCGGCCGGTTTGAAGGCAGTGGTTGTTGATGTCGAATCGCTTGCCTCATTGGCTGCGTTCGAATTGATTGAGCGTCAGCTGCCTGACGGCGGCAAGAATCAGATCATTGCCTTGATCGATGCGGGGGCGCATGTCATGAATCTGACCGTCTTGCGCAACGGGCAGCAGGTCTATGCGCGCGAACAGGCTTTCGGTGGTGGTCAGCTGACCCAGGATATTGCTCGGCATTACGGCATGAACTACGAGGATGCCGAGGCTGCGAAGCGCAGCAGCAATTTACCCGAAGGCTACGAGGCAGAGTTGTTGAATCCGTTCATGGAGAATCTGGCTCTTGAGGTGTCGCGAGCACTCCAGTTCTTCTTTACCTCTACTCAGTACAATCAGGTGGACCATCTGATTCTGGCTGGCGGATGTGCTGTTATCCCCGGAATTGACGAAGTCGTGGCAACGCGCACGCAGGTGAATACACTGATTGCCAATCCTTTTGCCAACATGGTGCTTTCCGATCGTGTGCGGGCGAAGAGCCTGCTGGCTGATGCCTCTTCATTGATGGTGGCATGCGGTCTGGCTCTGCGGAGGTTTGATCCATCATGA
- a CDS encoding PilN domain-containing protein, with product MIRINLLPHREEAKKERRQQFFVLSGLVAVLGVLIVFAVYTSIAGYIGAQEGANDFLKKEIAVLDKQLDQIKRLKEQTQALLARKQVIEDLQRDRGETVYLLSEMVKQVPEGIYLKSLKQDGLNVNITGYAQSNARVSALMRNLEASPWLESPQLVEVKAIVLNGRRSNEFAMNVALTRVKADDGKVNK from the coding sequence ATGATTCGCATTAACCTCCTGCCTCATCGTGAAGAGGCCAAAAAGGAAAGGCGGCAGCAGTTCTTTGTGCTTTCAGGATTGGTTGCTGTGCTTGGGGTACTTATTGTTTTTGCCGTTTATACGTCAATCGCGGGTTATATCGGCGCGCAGGAAGGTGCCAACGATTTTCTGAAAAAGGAAATTGCCGTTCTTGACAAGCAACTGGATCAGATCAAGCGCTTGAAAGAGCAGACGCAGGCCCTTCTGGCGCGTAAGCAAGTGATTGAGGATCTGCAGCGGGATCGGGGCGAAACCGTTTATTTGTTGAGCGAAATGGTCAAGCAGGTGCCGGAAGGAATTTACTTGAAGTCCTTGAAGCAGGATGGTCTTAACGTAAATATCACCGGCTATGCCCAGTCGAACGCTCGCGTTTCTGCATTGATGCGGAATTTGGAGGCTTCACCCTGGCTGGAATCTCCGCAGCTGGTTGAGGTCAAGGCCATTGTTCTCAATGGTCGCCGCAGCAACGAGTTTGCAATGAATGTGGCCTTGACGCGAGTCAAAGCGGATGACGGGAAGGTGAATAAATGA
- the pilO gene encoding type IV pilus inner membrane component PilO: protein MSAKSVSLPNIDFQAIADDFRYMNPNDPGAWPLVPKITVLVGMLLLLLLGGWWFFWSDQLAELEAKQNEEESLRQQYLEKKRQAINLDLYTQQLAEIDRSFGALLKQLPDKSEVEALLIEVNQAGLGRGLQFELFRPGAEVVKDFYAELPISVKINGSYHDLGAFAADIAKLPRIVTLNNISIAPIKDGGGLTLDATTKTFRYLDEEEIARQKKPAKGAAK, encoded by the coding sequence ATGAGCGCCAAATCCGTAAGCCTTCCCAATATTGATTTTCAGGCGATTGCTGACGACTTTCGCTACATGAATCCGAATGATCCGGGGGCTTGGCCTCTGGTTCCGAAAATTACGGTTCTTGTCGGCATGTTGCTGCTTTTGCTGCTCGGCGGTTGGTGGTTTTTCTGGAGTGATCAGCTGGCTGAATTGGAAGCCAAGCAGAATGAGGAAGAGTCGCTGCGCCAGCAGTATCTGGAAAAAAAGCGCCAGGCGATCAATCTCGATTTGTATACTCAGCAACTGGCCGAAATTGACCGGTCGTTTGGTGCCTTGCTCAAGCAATTGCCCGACAAATCCGAAGTTGAAGCACTGCTGATTGAAGTCAATCAGGCCGGGTTGGGGCGGGGGCTGCAGTTCGAGCTTTTCCGTCCGGGGGCTGAAGTCGTCAAGGATTTCTACGCTGAATTGCCGATTTCGGTAAAAATCAACGGCTCATACCATGACTTGGGCGCCTTCGCTGCTGACATTGCCAAGCTGCCGCGCATCGTCACCCTGAACAATATTTCCATTGCTCCAATCAAGGATGGGGGGGGATTGACGCTGGACGCAACCACCAAGACCTTCCGCTATCTGGATGAAGAGGAAATTGCCAGACAGAAGAAACCTGCTAAAGGAGCTGCGAAGTGA
- a CDS encoding pilus assembly protein PilP: MKRLFLIAMCGALAACSGGDHEDLKQWMEESAKDMRGNIPKLPEVLPYQPVPYDVEALLDPFKPGKIEPESKSRQGGGKGGAFQPDFEARELRNSLLEKYPVESLKMIGYMNVNKQPLAVIQVEDKVKQVKVGDYIGLDFGMVTKITDKDVELRELIQDSAGDWSERKSSLFLQSKEGSKK; the protein is encoded by the coding sequence GTGAAACGACTGTTTCTCATCGCCATGTGTGGAGCCTTGGCGGCTTGCTCGGGTGGCGACCACGAAGACCTGAAGCAATGGATGGAAGAGAGTGCCAAGGACATGCGGGGGAATATTCCGAAATTGCCTGAAGTGCTTCCCTATCAGCCTGTCCCCTACGATGTTGAGGCGCTGCTGGATCCGTTCAAGCCGGGCAAGATCGAGCCTGAATCAAAGTCTCGCCAGGGGGGGGGCAAGGGAGGTGCATTCCAGCCTGACTTCGAAGCCAGGGAGTTGCGTAACAGCCTGCTTGAAAAGTATCCCGTCGAGTCGTTGAAAATGATTGGTTACATGAATGTCAACAAGCAGCCGCTGGCGGTCATTCAGGTTGAGGACAAGGTAAAGCAGGTCAAGGTGGGGGATTACATTGGCCTGGATTTCGGGATGGTTACGAAAATTACCGACAAGGACGTCGAGTTGCGTGAGTTGATTCAGGATTCTGCCGGAGACTGGAGCGAGCGAAAGAGTTCGTTGTTCCTGCAGAGCAAGGAGGGAAGCAAAAAATGA
- the pilQ gene encoding type IV pilus secretin PilQ, translating into MKLVNYVSVAVAATCLAFFSSVQAQTAENSIDAINVAQQGTEIAVKIDLKDALSLPPAGFSVANPAKVAFDFPATVNGLGKTTQVVNTGDLHSLNVVQAGGRTRLVLNLVRAMNYSTRLDGKSLYVVLAPIARLGGSAAEKVTRFTEESVVGQKHAVRDVVFRRGKDGEGRIVVDLSDAGTGIDIRQQGSNLIVDFVKTSVPDHLRRKLDVNDFATPVSSVETKAIGDNVRMTISPKGLWEHNAYQSDSQFIVEVKKIIEDPNKLVQGSKVGYQGPRVSINYQNGDVRALLRLMAEELNLNAVISETVTGTTTLVLKDVPADQVIDIIFQQKGLDMRKKGNIILIAPRDEISTREKLEYESKQQIGDLEPLQSEQFILNYQKSASVARLLAGLSPLPGAPTNSALKMLSKRGSVIADDQSNILFVNDTPSKLDEIRAFIKAIDTGARQVLIEARVVEATDDFNKQLGAKLNFFNSRASTYSGSGINMVGGSYAPGTSTATYNSATGVWTTAKTAAVLTQSPALGVNLPSYSNSGGSVALSLFNSSLSRILNLEISALEADGIGKIISSPRVITANNVKAKIEDGTEIPYQVCSGFGESRTCSVSFKSAKLSLETTPQITPEGSVKMALVIKKEDPDWPNAINDNPPIKSSIVETNVVVDNGGTVVVGGVFITKTESTTEKVPFLGDIPYLGALFRVKTDLGKRRELLIFITPRVISEKVRFD; encoded by the coding sequence ATGAAATTGGTTAACTATGTCTCGGTTGCCGTCGCAGCGACCTGCCTTGCCTTTTTTTCGTCTGTCCAGGCGCAGACGGCAGAAAACTCGATTGATGCCATCAATGTGGCCCAACAGGGTACGGAGATCGCTGTAAAAATTGATTTGAAAGATGCGTTGAGTTTGCCTCCGGCAGGATTCAGTGTTGCCAATCCTGCCAAGGTTGCATTTGACTTTCCCGCAACGGTCAATGGTTTGGGTAAGACTACTCAGGTAGTAAACACCGGTGATTTGCACAGTTTGAATGTGGTTCAGGCAGGAGGACGGACCCGACTGGTTTTGAATCTTGTTCGCGCAATGAACTACAGCACGCGTCTGGATGGGAAGTCGCTGTATGTTGTCCTGGCTCCTATTGCGCGCCTTGGCGGTTCTGCCGCCGAAAAGGTGACTCGCTTTACCGAGGAAAGTGTTGTTGGTCAAAAACATGCCGTGCGTGATGTGGTGTTTCGGCGTGGCAAGGATGGAGAAGGCCGGATCGTTGTTGATCTGAGTGATGCCGGGACTGGCATTGACATACGTCAGCAGGGGTCGAATCTGATTGTTGATTTTGTCAAGACCAGCGTTCCTGATCACCTGCGTCGCAAGCTGGATGTCAATGATTTCGCGACGCCGGTCAGTTCGGTTGAAACGAAGGCTATTGGTGACAATGTTCGCATGACCATTTCTCCCAAGGGGCTGTGGGAGCACAATGCATATCAGAGTGATAGCCAGTTCATTGTCGAAGTCAAAAAGATTATTGAAGATCCGAACAAGCTTGTTCAGGGCAGCAAAGTCGGCTACCAAGGTCCGCGTGTAAGTATCAATTATCAGAACGGTGATGTTCGGGCATTGCTTCGCTTGATGGCGGAGGAGCTAAACCTGAATGCAGTGATCAGCGAGACGGTGACTGGTACTACCACGCTGGTACTGAAGGATGTTCCGGCTGATCAAGTGATCGATATCATCTTCCAGCAAAAGGGTCTGGACATGCGCAAGAAGGGAAACATCATCCTGATTGCGCCGCGTGATGAAATTTCGACTCGGGAAAAGCTTGAATATGAGTCCAAGCAGCAGATTGGCGATCTGGAGCCGCTGCAGTCCGAGCAATTCATCCTGAATTACCAGAAGTCAGCGAGTGTAGCCAGGCTTCTGGCAGGCTTGTCTCCATTGCCGGGGGCGCCGACCAATTCTGCGCTGAAGATGCTGAGTAAGCGTGGTTCGGTCATCGCGGATGATCAGTCGAACATCCTTTTCGTAAATGACACCCCGTCAAAACTTGATGAAATTCGTGCCTTTATCAAGGCAATTGATACTGGCGCCAGACAGGTTCTGATTGAGGCTCGAGTTGTTGAGGCGACGGATGACTTCAATAAGCAACTGGGGGCCAAACTGAATTTTTTCAACTCGCGAGCAAGTACATACAGTGGTAGCGGAATCAATATGGTTGGCGGTAGTTATGCACCAGGCACTAGTACTGCTACCTATAACAGTGCGACAGGGGTGTGGACGACGGCTAAAACAGCCGCGGTTTTGACTCAGTCGCCAGCGCTAGGAGTAAACCTTCCTTCCTACTCCAACTCAGGCGGGAGTGTTGCCCTTTCTTTATTCAATTCGTCTTTGAGTCGGATTCTGAATCTGGAGATTTCTGCGTTGGAAGCTGATGGCATCGGTAAAATAATTTCCAGTCCTCGAGTAATTACGGCTAACAATGTGAAGGCAAAAATCGAGGACGGTACTGAAATTCCCTATCAGGTATGTTCGGGTTTTGGGGAAAGTCGTACTTGTAGCGTATCGTTCAAGTCGGCCAAGTTATCCTTGGAGACCACTCCACAGATTACCCCGGAGGGTTCGGTAAAGATGGCCTTGGTTATCAAGAAAGAAGATCCGGATTGGCCAAATGCGATCAATGACAATCCGCCGATCAAGAGTTCAATCGTGGAGACCAATGTCGTGGTCGATAACGGCGGTACAGTGGTGGTTGGTGGTGTATTCATCACCAAAACCGAGTCTACGACGGAGAAGGTTCCTTTCCTGGGTGATATTCCCTATCTGGGTGCCTTGTTCCGGGTCAAGACTGATTTGGGCAAACGCCGCGAGTTGTTGATTTTCATCACGCCGCGGGTCATTTCGGAAAAAGTTCGTTTCGATTGA
- a CDS encoding shikimate kinase: MGAGKTTVGRQLARRLGRVFYDSDHEIVERTGVPIPTIFEIEGEDGFRRREAQTIAELSINDNIVLATGGGVVLNPENRRRLHETGWVVYLNVPPVMLFERTRNDRNRPLLRVPDPLARLEELHALRDPLYRETAHLVVDGSHLIASGIVQHLLREFGLLCKK, from the coding sequence ATGGGGGCTGGCAAGACGACTGTTGGGCGTCAGTTGGCGCGACGACTCGGGCGGGTTTTTTATGACTCGGACCATGAGATAGTCGAGCGAACGGGGGTGCCCATTCCCACCATTTTCGAGATCGAGGGCGAGGATGGTTTTCGCCGCAGAGAAGCTCAGACCATTGCCGAGCTCTCGATCAACGACAATATTGTCCTGGCAACGGGGGGCGGGGTTGTTCTGAACCCTGAAAACCGTCGCCGGTTGCATGAGACGGGTTGGGTGGTCTATCTGAATGTCCCGCCGGTCATGCTCTTCGAGAGAACGCGGAATGACCGGAATCGTCCGTTGCTGCGAGTGCCGGATCCTCTGGCCCGGTTGGAGGAGTTGCACGCCTTGCGTGATCCGCTCTATCGGGAGACTGCGCATCTGGTGGTGGATGGCTCGCATCTGATCGCGTCCGGTATCGTGCAGCACCTGTTGAGGGAGTTTGGCCTTTTATGCAAAAAATGA